One part of the Ralstonia pickettii genome encodes these proteins:
- a CDS encoding bile acid:sodium symporter family protein translates to MNIPLLSPLLSQIDGFIRAMLVMVALALFFPALGASDGPLRLDIVTIVGVSLVFFLHGAALSREKIVEGARNWRLHLFVQSCTFILFPLIGAVILFACKPFIPAELLLGVFYLCALPSTVSSSVAMTAMAKGNVPAAIFNATISGLIGMIATPLLMSFVIQASGADLSVGKALLGVAEQLLLPFVLGQLLRPVLGGFINKHKAIISKVDRAVILLIVFNSFADSTHAGVWSKYPWETIVAVAVMSSALLFVVLGATTWLSRRAGFNLADEITAVFCGSKKSLANGVPMGKILFAGNSALGLIVLPLMIYHQLQLIVCSTLARRYADRVAHAENSPATPASRVA, encoded by the coding sequence ATGAATATCCCGCTGTTGTCTCCGTTGTTGTCCCAGATCGATGGGTTCATCCGCGCCATGCTGGTGATGGTCGCGCTCGCCCTTTTCTTCCCGGCGCTTGGCGCGAGCGACGGCCCGCTGCGGCTGGACATTGTCACCATCGTCGGCGTATCGCTGGTGTTCTTCCTGCACGGCGCGGCACTCTCCCGCGAGAAGATCGTCGAAGGCGCGCGCAACTGGCGCCTGCATCTGTTCGTGCAGAGCTGCACCTTCATCCTGTTTCCGCTGATCGGCGCGGTCATCCTGTTTGCGTGCAAACCGTTCATTCCGGCTGAGCTGCTGCTGGGCGTGTTCTATCTGTGCGCGCTGCCATCCACGGTGTCGTCGTCGGTGGCGATGACAGCCATGGCCAAGGGGAACGTACCGGCCGCCATCTTCAACGCGACCATCTCGGGCCTGATCGGCATGATCGCCACCCCGCTGCTGATGAGCTTTGTGATCCAGGCGTCGGGCGCGGACCTGTCGGTGGGCAAGGCGCTGCTGGGCGTGGCAGAACAACTGCTGCTGCCGTTCGTGCTGGGTCAGTTGCTGCGCCCGGTGCTCGGCGGCTTCATCAACAAGCACAAGGCGATCATCAGCAAGGTCGACCGCGCGGTGATCCTGCTGATCGTCTTCAACTCGTTTGCCGATTCGACGCACGCAGGGGTGTGGTCGAAGTATCCGTGGGAGACGATCGTGGCGGTGGCCGTCATGAGCAGCGCGCTGCTGTTCGTCGTCCTGGGTGCGACGACATGGCTGTCGCGACGCGCGGGCTTCAACCTTGCCGACGAAATCACCGCCGTGTTCTGCGGCTCGAAGAAGAGCCTGGCGAACGGCGTGCCGATGGGGAAGATCCTGTTTGCCGGCAACTCCGCGCTCGGCCTGATTGTGCTGCCGCTGATGATCTATCACCAGTTGCAGCTGATTGTGTGCTCGACGCTCGCGCGCAGGTATGCGGATCGCGTGGCCCACGCCGAGAACAGCCCAGCTACCCCGGCGAGCCGCGTGGCTTGA
- a CDS encoding LysR family transcriptional regulator, with product MNVTLRQLRVFLAVARAHSFSRAGDTIGLTQPAVSRSISELEGELGLKLLDRTTREVVLTEVGRSLATALDRLVADLDDTLQQARQVSEQRRGRVVVASSPTVSTRLMPVYVAECAVRYPDIRMIVRDSVQVDTLQLIRTGGADFGVVVEPLDTEGLWTEPLLVDPFCLVCRKDHPFAQRSSVRWKDLHRTAVVLLDHASGSRPLIDRIFLRHGVHPDVAQEMGHSSAVFGMVEAGIGAGVVPSLSLPLPSSSPLVAVPLSPKETRAIVLARRHDRSLSPAAEAAWQMIRRMALPAAS from the coding sequence ATGAATGTGACGTTGCGCCAGTTGCGCGTCTTTCTCGCGGTGGCACGCGCGCACAGCTTCAGCCGGGCGGGCGACACCATCGGCCTGACCCAGCCGGCCGTGAGCCGCTCGATCTCCGAGCTGGAAGGCGAACTGGGCTTGAAGCTGCTCGATCGCACCACCCGCGAAGTCGTGCTGACGGAAGTGGGCCGCTCGCTGGCGACGGCGCTGGATCGTCTCGTCGCTGATCTGGACGACACGTTGCAACAGGCGCGACAGGTGAGCGAGCAGCGGCGCGGCCGCGTTGTCGTGGCGTCCAGTCCGACCGTGTCGACCCGGTTGATGCCGGTCTACGTGGCGGAGTGCGCGGTGCGCTATCCAGACATCCGCATGATCGTGCGTGACTCCGTGCAGGTCGACACGCTGCAATTGATCCGCACAGGCGGAGCCGATTTTGGGGTGGTGGTGGAACCCCTCGATACCGAAGGCCTATGGACCGAGCCACTGCTGGTCGATCCGTTCTGCCTCGTCTGTCGCAAGGATCACCCGTTCGCGCAGCGCAGCAGTGTGCGCTGGAAAGATTTGCATCGCACGGCGGTCGTCCTGCTCGACCATGCTTCGGGCAGCCGCCCGCTCATCGACCGCATTTTCCTGCGCCACGGCGTTCACCCGGACGTTGCGCAGGAGATGGGTCACAGCAGCGCCGTATTCGGCATGGTGGAAGCCGGTATCGGCGCGGGCGTGGTGCCGTCGCTGTCGTTGCCGCTGCCGTCTTCTTCGCCATTGGTCGCGGTACCGTTGTCGCCTAAGGAAACGCGCGCGATCGTGCTGGCGCGGCGACATGACCGGTCGTTGTCTCCGGCGGCCGAAGCGGCGTGGCAGATGATTCGCCGGATGGCGCTGCCCGCCGCCTCATGA
- a CDS encoding 3-hydroxyacyl-CoA dehydrogenase, with amino-acid sequence MEIRDQVFIVTGGASGLGAGTARTLAEAGGKVVIADLNEAAGTALAQELGGRFVRCNVTSEADGQAVVEAATSLGTLRGLVNCAGIATASRTVGKTGPHPLDQFARVININLIGTFNMIRLAATAMASNAPDAGGERGVIINTASVAAFDGQIGQAAYAASKGGVVAMTLAIARDLSRDGIRVMTIAPGIFETPMLLGMPAEVQDALGKMVPFPPRLGKPSEYAQLARAIVENPMLNGETIRLDGAIRMQPK; translated from the coding sequence ATGGAGATTCGCGATCAGGTATTCATCGTCACCGGCGGTGCGTCGGGACTGGGCGCCGGCACAGCACGCACGTTAGCGGAAGCCGGCGGCAAGGTGGTGATTGCAGACCTGAACGAAGCGGCCGGCACGGCGCTGGCGCAGGAACTGGGCGGTCGCTTCGTGCGCTGCAACGTCACGTCCGAAGCGGACGGGCAAGCCGTTGTAGAAGCCGCCACATCGCTTGGTACGCTGCGCGGGCTGGTGAACTGCGCCGGGATTGCCACGGCGTCGCGCACGGTGGGCAAGACGGGGCCGCACCCGCTGGACCAGTTCGCACGCGTGATCAACATCAACCTGATCGGCACGTTCAACATGATCCGGTTGGCAGCGACGGCCATGGCCAGCAATGCGCCTGATGCCGGCGGCGAGCGCGGCGTGATCATCAACACCGCATCGGTGGCGGCATTTGACGGGCAGATTGGCCAGGCCGCCTACGCGGCATCCAAGGGCGGTGTGGTGGCGATGACGCTGGCGATTGCACGTGACCTGTCGCGTGACGGCATCCGCGTGATGACGATTGCGCCGGGCATTTTCGAAACGCCGATGCTGCTCGGCATGCCGGCCGAAGTGCAGGACGCGCTGGGCAAGATGGTGCCGTTCCCGCCGCGCCTGGGTAAGCCGTCGGAATATGCGCAGCTCGCGCGTGCGATCGTTGAGAACCCGATGCTCAATGGTGAGACCATCCGCCTGGATGGCGCCATCCGCATGCAGCCGAAATAG